The stretch of DNA GCATAGTTTTTGGCGGTCATGCCAGGTCCAGCGTGGGAGCTGATCTGGGATGGAGCTATTGCCGGGGATGTGCAGTGCGAGTGGGGACAAGAGTTGGGATCTATGGCAGGGCGTGAAAATCCGTTTCTGGCCCTCAAGGCCAGGCAGGTGGTAGTGATGTTCTTCATGATTTCGGCGGGCCTGGCCCTGGTGTTTAGCACCCTGGGCACGCTGGAACTGCTGCCCCTACAGGGGGATGACCCGATCCTGGCCCCCATTCTCTACAGCCTGATTTTTGTGGGCCTGTGTGGGGCAATTCTGCTGACCTCGCGGCGATCGCCCCTGCGGCTGGCGGCTCTGCTGGGGCCAATTCCCCGCCATCTGGCCTGGATGCAGTTGCTGTGGCTGGTTTTGGGCCTGTTTTTGTTTTCGCTGGGGGCGTTTCAGGTGTCCTACCTGGGGCTGTCGGTGGTGGCTCCAGGGCTGGTCGAGGCGACCCTGCGCCAGTCGCTGCTGCTGTCCGTTGACCAAGCCACGGCACCCGGCCTCTACAACGGGCTGATGCTGTTTTCGGTGCTGGTGGTGGCCCCCATCACCGAAGAGTTTATCTTTCGCGGCGTGCTGCTGCATCGCTGGGGGCTGAAGTGGGGCGTGCGACCGGCCATTTTGCTGACGTCGATTTTGTTTGGGGTGCTGCACTCCAACCTGATCGGGCTATTTGTGTTTGGGGTGGTCATGTCGCTGCTGTACCTGAGCACGCGATCGCTGCTGGTGCCCATGGTGGCCCACGCCCTCAACAATGCGATCGCCTCAGGGGTTGAGTTTTTGGCCACTCAGCCCAGCGCCAACGCCATCGACACCCTGGCCGAGTTTCGGGCGGGTTGGTGGTTGGGAGTGGTGTGCTTGCTGGTGTCGGCCCCCTGGGTGCTGCGCTACGTGGTCTACCACTGGCCCGATCGCCAGGCGCTGATGCCCTACTTTGCCAACCAGGGCATCAGTCAGGGAATCGAGCCAGACGGTCGCCCCTAGAGTATTCCATTTAAATAAACGTCCCCTTTGGGAGCGCCAACTCGGCCGGTTGGACCTGTTGCCACTAAACCCTGGATGAGTCTTGAGCCGGAACACGCTTACAGCGATGGCCATTGCGCTTAGGACATTGGCCTCTTCCGAAGGCAAAAACTGGGGCGGCGCAATGGCGGATAGCCATCGCTTCAGCAGCATGGATCGTGTCCTAACAGTTCTGGCGATGGCTATAGCTTGAGTAATCCCACCGAACTTCACGCTGCCAGCCCCGGCTAGAATTCTGGCCGGATTCCGTATTTCTCTGGACGCCATCAGGCTTTAAACCGAAGAGAATAAATTTAATTCTGAAGAACGCAGCAGGTCAGTTCGGCGGCTCACTTGGGGGCATTTGAACCTGAGAGCTGGTCTGTTTGAAAACGCGTCCTTACAGGTAAATGTGTCTGATCCCAGGGGGCTTTCAGGGGTCAGACACTTTTATTTTAAAGGTGGCTCATGGTCGCGCAACGCCGCCATGCATCACCCGGTTGTGTGGTCCCATGTCACGGTCCTTCTCCTTTGGGAGGAGGACTTTGACGATCTGGGCGGGACCAATCCCAGGCCGGGCGCTGCTGAGATTGAGTAAGGAATCTGTAAACTTGACATCCTTATCATCGCCCCCTAAGTCCCCCAATTCTGGGGGACTTTGAAAGTTCGACTCCCCCCAGAATTGGGGGGCTGGGGGGACATATCAGGCCTGCATTCAGCGATGCCCGGTCTCCGCTCCTGCTTTTTGGCGCGGACGTGGTGTGGCCAGCGGTAGAAAGCTTTGGCCAGAATGGATGACAGGTCCTACAGTGGGCTATGGACAACCCTGCCCACCGCCGCCTACCGTCCTGGAGTTTGCCCTTGCCTAAGCTCAACCGTGCCCAGCCGCCCCTGGGCTTCATTCCTCCCCGCTACAAGCCCTGGATCGTGCAGGCCTGCTATGTGGCGCTGCCCCTAATCCTGCGGCTGCGGCTGCGGCCCTGGCTGCCGGCGGGCATTTGGCCGGTGACCTGCACCAACCCGGAGGTTCTGGCGCAGGGGTTTCACCAGTTTCAGGCGGGCAAAATTCGGCTGTTGCTGGCCTTTCGCCACAGCCAGGTCGATGACCCCATCTGCCTGTCGTACCTGTTTTCACGACTGGTGCCCCGGGCCGCCCGCCAGCAGGGCTTTCGCCTCCAGCGCCCGCTGCACAGTTTCTTTATGTACGACCGGGGCATGCCGCTGTGGGCCGGTCGGTGGCTGGGTTGGTTTTTTGCCGCGATCGGGGGTATTCCGGTGCACAGGGGCCGTCGGCTCGACCTCAAGGCGCTCAAGGCGGTGCGCGAGCAGATCATGACCGCCCCGCTGCCCGTCACCATTGCCCCGGAGGGGGCGACCAACGGCCACGGCGAAGTGATCAGCGACCTGGAGCCGGGAACGGCACAGCTGGCCTTTTGGGCGGTCGAAGACTTGCAAAAAGCAGGCCGCCCCGAGCAGGTGCTGCTGCTGCCGGTGGGCCTACGCTACATCTACCCTCGCCCCGACTGGGCTGCCCTCAACCGGCTGCTAGCTCAGCTGGAGGCCGACTGCGGCCTGGCGGTGCAGTCGTTTAGCGACCCGGCGGCGATCGCCCCCGAGGCCTACTACCCCCGCCTGCTGGGGCTGGGCCAGCACCTGCTGAGCCGCCTGGAGCAGTTCTACCAGCGGTTCTATGGGCTGCCTCCCGCTCCCCCGGCTCCAGATCCGGCCTCTCCAGAAGCCGCCACACCAGATCCCTCAGCCGATCTGGGCCAGCGGTTAAGCCATCTGCTGGACGGAGCCCTGGCGGTGGGGGAACGGTTTTTTGCCCTGCCCAGCACCGGCAGCCTGGTGACCCGCTGCCGTCGCCTGGAAGAGGCGGGCTGGAGCTATATCTACCGCGAAGACATTGCCGATCTAGATCAACTCTCGCCCTTCGATCGCGGCCTGGCCGACTGGGTGGCGGCGGCGGCGACGTTGCAAATGCAGCACATGCGCCTGGCGGAGAGCTTTGTGGCGGTGTCGGGCCACTACGTGAGAGATAAGCCCAGCTTTGAGCGTTTTGCCGAAACCACCCTGATTCTGTTTGATCTGGTGGAGCGGGTAAAGGGGACACGGGTGCCCAAACGTCCCCAACTGGGGACGCGCCAGGCGGTGATTCGCCTGGGTGAGCCGATCAACATCAATGATCGCTGGTCGGACTACGCCCAATCGCGGCGCTCGGCTAAGGCGGCGGTCGCTCGGCTCACCCATGACATTCAAACGGCCCTGGAGGATCTGATTGAGGCGGGGGAGGAGACGGTTACACCGTGATCCAACCCCATGCTGGGGCTGCCCGCCATCGGTTCGGCCACGATCCGCCGCCATTGCCAACCATTCGCTGTCGTTGACCGGGGGAACCCCTTGACTACCCTTTCCACAGAGACGCGCCAAACTGCCCTGGTGGTGGGCGCCAGTCGAGGCATTGGCCTGGGCTTTGTGCAACACCTACTGAGCGACGATCGCTTTGGGACAGTGTACGGCACCTACCGCCGCCCCGAGGCGGCCCGGGAATTGCTGGCGCTGGCGGAGCGATTTCCCCAGCTGCGCTGCCTGCCGATGGAGGTGACGGCGGAGGAGACTATGGCCGGGGCGATCGCCGCCATTCAGGCCCGGACGCCGCAGCTGCACCGGGCGGTGTACTGCGTTGGGGTGCTCCACGACGGCGACTTTCAGCCCGAGAAAAGCCTGCGGCAGATCAGCAGCGAAAACCTGGTGCGATCGTTTCAAACCAATGCGGTGGGGGCCGTGCTGCTGGCCAAGCACCTGCTGCCCCTGCTAAAGCACGATCAGCCCAGCGTTTTTGCCGCTATTTCGGCCCGGGTGGGCAGCATTGGCGACAACCGGCTGGGGGGCTGGTACGGCTACCGGGCCTCGAAGGCGGCACTGAATATGCTGATCAAAACGGCGGCGCTGGAGTACGCTCGCCGTAGCCCCAACACCACTCTGGCCCTGCTGCACCCCGGCACCACCGATACTCGGCTGTCAGAGCCCTTTCAGCGGGGGGTGCCGCCAGAGAAGCTGTTCCCGGTAGAGCGCACGGTGGCGCAGCTGATGGCGGTGATGGACGGCCTCGGCCCCGCCGACAGCGGCAATTTTTTTAGCTGGGATGGCACCCGGCTGCCCTGGTAGGGCCAATTTTGGATTTGAGACTGGCGAGTTTGGGGTTGTTGCCGGGTGGCCCTGGGGCTATTCTTAGGCCAAGGATTGACTGGCCCACAGCATCGGTGAGGGAAGCGGGATGGAGGCGAGCATGATGGATTGGCAGCTGCTGGAGAGCATTGGCCTGGGGCTGGGCCTGGGGGTGGCCGCCGGTTTTCGGGTGGTGGTGCCCTTTTGGGTGCTCAGTGCCGCCGCCCTGTTTGGCCACCTTGAGCTGGTCGACAACCTCAGCTGGCTGGGCAGTAGCTCAGCGTTTATTGGCCTTTCCATTGCCCTGGTGGTTGAGATTGCGGCTTACAGCGTGCCCTGGCTGGACAACGCGATCGATACTGTGGCCCTGCCCGTGGCGGCGGTGGCCGGTACGCTGCTGATGGCGATCGCCACCAACCAGCTCGACCCCTTTGCCCAGTGGAGTGTGGCCGTTGTGGCCGGGGGCGGGGCCGCCGCCACGGTGAAGGGGCTCAACGGCCTGACGCGCTTTGTCTCTACGGCAACCACGGGCGGCGCAACCAACCTGATTTTGGCCGGGGTAGAACTGGTGGGGGCGATCGCCATTTCAATCTTTGCCCTGGTAGCCCCGATTGTGATGTTTGTGGTGGTGCTGGCATTCTTCATTCTGCTGGTGCGCTTTGCCATCAAAGCCTTTTACCGCAGCAAGAAGGCGACTCCAGACACAGAGGCAGAGTAAACAACCGGTGGAATAGTCCCCTGCCCTGTCAGCCCAGCCGGGGGATCGCTGAACGGGTTCAACTACTTGTACTCAAAGCGAGCGATCAGCGGCTGGGGCGATTTCAGCCGCTGCACCAGCGCCTGGCGGGCGCCGGTCTGAGGATCAGAATCTCCCCCGTGGGCCGCCACAAACAGCCCGATTGCCTCCGCCATCAACTCCCGCAGGGCCGCATCGGGCTGAGTTGCCGGAAAATCCAAAAAGGCTCGGCCCGTGGTGGAATCGAAAGGGTCTACGAAGGAAAAGTGGTTGGCCCCTTCTAGTAGCAGTAAATAGCTATCGTCTCTGCCGCCGCTAAGGGCTTCGTGGAAGGTGCGCTCCACCGGGGTGGTGGCCCGCTCCCAGGTGAGGCCGTAGCGATCGCTGCTGTTGGCAATCACGCCATCCTGGGTGCCGGCCATCAGCAATAGCGGCAGCCGGTCGGGCAGCGGCAAAATTTGGCCTGCTGGGTAGCCCAGCTGCATTACCGCAGCGGTGTGGGCTCCATAGGCAAAGGCGGCTCGCACCGGGGCAAAGAAGGTGGGGCTGGCGCTTTCGATCGCCACTCGGCCCCCGGCGGAGTGGCCACCCAAAATGACCCGGTCTAGATTCAGTAAACCGGCCAGAACGCCATCGGTATTTAATTGCTCTAGCTCCTTGAGCAGCGCTGGCAACGCCGATGCCGTTGGGCCCTGGCCGTAGCGATCGGGCATCAGCATGGCCAGGTCTACCCCTGGGGTGAGGGCCACCATGCCCGGCAGGTTCTCGGCCACCCAGGCAAAGGTCACCACCACCAGCCCCCGCTCCGCCAGGGCAACTGCCAGCCACCGGTAGAGCTCTGGCCCACAGTTGATGCCGTTGAACAAAATCACCACCGGGAAAGGGGCTTTTTCTGCCGCAGCGGGCACCACGCCCAGGTTGGTTTCCTGAGTGCTACCGGAGGGTTGGGCCGGGTAAAACACCTTTAGATGCAGGGTGTTGTAGGGGGGCGGTGGGCCATCGACAATGGCCGCGCGAAACATTGCTCGTACAGTCATGGGGTGAAACCTCTCCAAAGGTCAGTAGGGAATGCAGGGGCGAGAAACCGGGTTTTTCTGGGCTCAAGACTGCCAGAATTCATCGACCTGCAAATGCTTTAGCTCCGATTGGAGTTCCTGGAAGTAGTCGCTTTCGGTGATCTGGGCCACCTGCTTTTGCAACTTTCCCTGGTCGATCTCGATGGTCAGCTCTTTCAACTGCTGCTTTAGCTGGGTTTCGCGACGTTCAACGCTGGCGGCCATGTGCTGAAACATGCGGGCCAGCTGACCCAGTTCATCGTTGCGCTGGGCCACGGCATCCAGTTGGTCGGGAACAAAGGTGCCTGCATCTACGGCGGTGGCGGCGGCGGTGACTTTGTCCACCTGTTCAATGTACTGCTGCATTGACCGGTTATGGTGGCGCAGGGTGGATTCGGCCCGCTTGCGATCGCCAATTTCCGCACAGATCTGCCCATACATTTGATGAAATGTGGCGATCACCTCCCCCAGCTCATCCCGCCGCCGGTAGCGCAGCGAGGCAAATTTTGGGGCACTGTCGTCGCGGGCCACGGTTTCTCCTGCCAGGCTCAGATCCTGACGCAGCGTCAGAATTGGAGTGATCAGCAGCCGACTGAGCAACAGCAGCATCACCAGGGTGATGAAGGCGGCAATCAGCAGCACCAGCCCCGCAATTCTCAGCATGTAGAACATTAACGCCCGCTGGGTGGCGTCGGCATTGTGGCGCAGCACGATCCAGTGGTTATCGTTCAGCTCGCTCAGCATGCCTTCACCGATGCCCGCCGTCGTCCAGGCGATGTCGTAGCGGCGGCCTGCGGCGGTAGTAAAAAGCTGGCGGCGGTCCTGGCGCGCATTGGCCGTGGTCAACTGGGGCGGTTCCCCAAAGGTTGCCACCAGATTGCCTGCGGCATCGTACACAGTGCCGCCCAAAATGCCCTGGAGCATCGGGTCACGCTGCAACTGCTGGAGGTGCGCCGCCAGTTCTTCACCGTCGGCGGTGGGGTAGGTGGTGACAATCCAGCGCACCTTGCCGATTGAAACATCTTCGATCTGATCGAGCAGTTCAGCCCGGCGGCGCTGCACCGAGGGCACTAGCAAAATCGCTTCAATCACCACCAGACTGACAAACATACCCGCAATGATGCGCTGCGACAGGGGCGATTGAAACAGACGGAGCGTCGTTTTCAGCTGGTGAGACAAAGCTTTCATGGCACCAATGATGACCCTACAGCTGCCAGGGTAACTGTCCTGCCTTAACGCAAACTGAGAGAGAGGTGAATGCCTGGTTACCAATGGTCGCACCCAGCCGCAAAGAAACCCGATGGGCGTTCAATCCCTTGAACGCTCATCGGGTAAAGGGCCCTACCAGGGTCCGGCTTTAGAACCGCACCGGGTGGCCAGTAATGCTCTGGAACGCAAAGGTGCCCACGGCCTCGCGGTAGGTGCGGCGGGTGTCGCGCAGCATGCTGATGGCCAGCCGTTCACCCAGCAGGTTGCCGCCGGTTTCGATGCCCGTGCCGGGGCGATCGCAGCCCGCATTGGGCCCCGAGGTCGTGCCATCGGTACGCCAGTGCATCCCAGCCCCATCGCGGAACAGCGTCACGTTGGCGATCAGCTTGTTCAGCTCACCGTGGATGGTGAGTTCCTCGCCCTTGCGGTGGTACTCGGCCAGCTTGGAGCCGCCATCCACCGGTACCTTGGGGTTGGGGAAGGGGCCATCGGCAAAGTAGGCCTTGGCCACCGTCGCCGCCGCCGCCACAAAGGCCGAGTGACCGCCGGGGTAGGCCGGGTGGGTGGGCGATCCTTCGGGGAAGCCCATGGGCAGCAGCCAGTTGCCCTCGCCTTTGCCCCGGCTGTGGGCAATATTTTGCTGGCGGTTGTGCTCATAGATGCGATCGAGCACCTGGGTACGCCGCCACACATCGGCCCCCTCGCCAAAGAAGTCGTTAAACTTCTCATTGTCGCAGGGGTTCTCAGTATGGCCACCCAGCACGCCCCGCCGGAACAGTTCCAGGCGCTGGGCGTAGACCTCGGGCCGCAGGCGACGGTACACACACCACTTCTGGAACCAGGCGTGCTTGAGGGCATAGACCCCCGCCAGCCCGGCCTGAATGCTGATGTCTGGCCCGCCCAGGCTACCAAAGCCGTCGGCGGTGGTAATGGCTCTACCGTAGGGAATCGCCTCGGAAAGGGCGGCCTTCTGGCCAAGCAGCATGAGTGTGGCCCACAACCCGGCCTGGTGGGGCAGGTCGATGTGTACCCACTGCCCCGCATCCCGCAGGGTGGTAATGTAGCGGGTGCCATCGACCAAATCGGTGCCGCTGGGGTCAATATCGCCGTTATTGACCCGGTTCCAGGTCTCGATGTCAGTCATGTAGTCGAGGCCGGGGCGCGGGTAGCGCTGCTGCTGACGAATCGGCTGGTTGCCAAAGTTAAAGTCCTGCAGTAAAAACTGCGACACGTGGGGGCCAACGGCGCAGCCCGCATAGGGACCACGAAAAAGCGTTTGGGGCGTGCAGACAAAGCCAAACTGATCGACAAAGCCCAGGGCGTTGAGATCGTCGCAGGCGGCTTGAATCAGGCTGCTGTTGGCGTACTGGTCAAAGGGCACATCGCGGCAGAGGGCCATCCAGTAGCGCTCCACCATGTCGATGGCGGTGCTGCGGCTGGCAAAGGTAGGGGCCGCCGCCATGCGAGCCCCGTTCGAGTCATTGCCGATCTGCTGAAAGGAGAACGCATTCAGCGGGTTGACCAGCTTGCGCTTGCCGCCCCCCAGCTGCACCTGCTCAAGGGCTTCCTGGGTACCGACTTGCAGCGCATCGAGCAGGGATTGCCACGAACCTGGGTCAACCAGACCGTTGGGGTTGTGGGCCAGGCTTTTGGTGAACGAGGCAAAGCCTGGAAACCCAATGTGCTTAAAGCGATCTTCGTCGCCGTTGATGGGGGCTGGGGTGACGCTAAAGTCATTGGCGGCATCGTCACGCTTTTGGTCGCGCAGGGCCGCTGCCTCGGTGCGGCGAGCTTCGTAGTCGCGCTGGGGCAAAGAATTGCACTGATAATCAACCATGGGAATGTTCCTTAGTGAATGGGCTATTGAATCGCCAACCTCAGACTGGAGGGCGTTGGCCTTGGCCCCAGGCAGAGCCAGGATCGTCGGCCCTTCTGGGGCAAATAACCGCTGCAAAAACTTGACCATCGTCCTAGAGTCCATAGGGCAGGAGGGGGCTAACTGAAAACCGATGGCAAAATCTGTGGGCCATCGTCCCTTAACCGGCAAAGCACCACTGGGGCAACGGAGACCCGCCAGCTATCGCTTAGAGCATTAGGGGGTTGGGTTGCAGCCGTTGCAATAGACCTAAGGTAAACAGGGCGCAGGGCCAAACCACAGTACCCCTGCGGGTACTCTTTGTCGCTGGGAGCTACACCCCCTTTAAACCAGGCCTTTTCCCATCAATTCAACAAGTCATTCAGACAACTAAAGACGAGGCGTTTTTGGCCAGTTGATCGCGATCGCAACCAAGTTGCCGATTCCAGTGAAATATCCCCCTCGGCGGCTTGACTCAATGACGCTTGTGGTTAACGATGGGCAGGAACGTTTTGGTTGGGTGGGGTTTTAGATAAAAAATAAAGCGTTAAATCGAGCGTTTAGAGAAGTGAGATTTGACTATTTTTTGACACGGGTCAGACGCTTTCTAGCCAAATTTTGAAGGCATGTCTGCCCCCATGACTGAATCTGGCGATTTTGGCAATGCAGCTGCGCAATACGATAATCGACCTGTTTTCAACGTTTATTCGGTTCGCGGACGATCGCTTTGATAGTTGGATCAGCGATCGGCGGCTGAAAAAGGCCATGGAAGACCGCTTGACCCAGGCTGACGCGGCTGCCCAATCGGAGGGGTTTTGGGCGCTGTACTGGCACAAATGCTGGCCGACCCACCCCCAGGCGGAGGCCCATCTCCAGGCCTATCTCCAGGAACCCTGTTTTTGGGCCACCCAACGGATCACCCAGCGGTTTGGCAGCGATCAGTGGACGCTGGCCGATGGGTTTCAAACGGCGATCGCCCACACGCCCAGCATTCTCAAGCGCTACCGCCCTGACTATGGCAGCGATTTGAGGGCCTACGCCCAGACCGCATTCGGTAACGTGGTTCGCGACCAGATGCGGCAGCAGCAGGCTGCCAATGTTTGCAGCGATTGGGGCCTGCTGCGGCGGCTAAGCCGGGTGCAGATTCGGCGATCGCTGGAGGCCGCCGGGATTGCCCAGATAGAAGCGACCATTCTGCTCTGGCAGTGTTTCAAAGCGGTTTGTCGGCTCGATCCGCAGCGATCGGTGCGGGCGCTACCGCCGCCAACCCCCGACCAGCTGGTACAGATGGCGGCGCGCTACAACCGACTGCGGGTTCAGCTCAGTCCTATACCTGCCCGGCTGGAGGGTGAGGATCTGGTGGCCAAACTTCAGCCGATTGTGCAAGCGGCCCGGTCTCACCTGGTGCCGAAGGTGACATCGCTAGATCAGCCCCAGTTTGACGTGATCGCGCCAGCGCCCCTAGACAGTTTGAGCGGCGACGACCTGCCGATGGCTCGGCTATTGGCGGCGGAGGCCTACGCCGAACAGCGGCGGCGGGTGCAGCAGCTGGAGGCGGTGCTGGGGGAGGCGATCGCGGCGCTCACCCCAGCCGATCAAACCCTGCTGCGGTTTTACTACCAGGAGCAACTGACCCAAACGGCGATCGCCCAGCAGCTCGACATTCAGCAGTATCAGGTATCGCGGCGGCTGAACCGGGTGCGCCAACAGCTCCTGGCCAATGTGGCCCAGTGGAGTCAGAAAACGCTGCATATTTCCCTGAATTCTGCCGTATTAGCCAGTATGAGCGACGCGATTCACGAGTGGTTACAGCGCCATTATCAAAAACAGCATTAGAGCACAGCAGAGGATCTCGATGAGCGTGGTGTTTGACAATCCGGTGCAGCCCGTGCTGGCGATGCCGCCCGATCTGGCGCTGTGGCAGCAGGGTGAGGCGATCGCCGACCCGGCGGCCCGCTGGCGCGTCTATCTGCATCAGCTAGGGTTGGCGGCGCTGCAAGCCTGGGTGCAGGACGAGGGTGATCAAACCATTCACCCCTGGCCCGCCGCCGATGCGGTTGATCTCTGGCAGTGGGTGGATGGGCTGGCTCTGACGTTGGGCGATCGCCGCCTAGTAGTGATGCTGAGTGAGGCGATTGATGCCAGTTCGCTGACGGTGCCCCAGGAGTGGGTCGATATTCCCGGTTGGACGGCGGACTACTACGTGGCGGCCCAGGTGGATGTGGACGAGCAGCGGCTGGTGCTGTGGGGCTATGGCACCTATACCCAGGTGAAGGCCCAGGGACGGTATGATCCGCGCGATCGCACCTACAGCCTGAACGCCGCCGACCTGATCCAAGACTTTTCGGTCTTCTGGGTGGCCCAGCGGCTCGAGCAACCCCAAACTATTTCTCTGCCGGAGTTGCCTGCCCTACCCGAGGCCCAGGCCGAGCGCCTGGCCGATCGGCTGGCCCAGGCCGTGGAACCGAGGCTGGAAATTCCCTTTGAGCAGTGGGGGGCGCTGCTCAGCGATGACCACTGGCGGCGGCAGCTCCGGCAGCGGCAGCAGGGCCGGGGACCGGTGGATCTGAGCGGCTGGCTGAGGGACTGGGTAGAACCGGGCTGGCGATCGCTGGCCTCGCTGCTGCCCAGCACGCCAGCCCTGGGCTTTCGCTCCACTGGCATCCGCAGTGCGGTCAGTCGGGGCAAGGCCATCTGGCTCAGCCCCCCCGGCTGTTTCCTGGTGCTGGGCCTGCGGGTGACCCCCACCGAAGACGATCGCCGCAGCATCAGCGTGCAGCTCTTTCCCACCGATGTCGACCTGCTGCCCGCGGGCGTCACCCTGACCCTGGAACTGCCAGAAACCGCAGAGCCCTTGCAAACAGTACAGGCAGGGGAGCACGATAACGTTATTCAGCTACCCAGTTTTCGCTGTCCGCCGGGGCAGCGGTTTCGGGTGAGCATTCAGCTGGCAGATGCTATCGTGCAGGAGGACTTCGTCAGCTAATGCG from Leptolyngbya sp. KIOST-1 encodes:
- a CDS encoding 1-acyl-sn-glycerol-3-phosphate acyltransferase yields the protein MDNPAHRRLPSWSLPLPKLNRAQPPLGFIPPRYKPWIVQACYVALPLILRLRLRPWLPAGIWPVTCTNPEVLAQGFHQFQAGKIRLLLAFRHSQVDDPICLSYLFSRLVPRAARQQGFRLQRPLHSFFMYDRGMPLWAGRWLGWFFAAIGGIPVHRGRRLDLKALKAVREQIMTAPLPVTIAPEGATNGHGEVISDLEPGTAQLAFWAVEDLQKAGRPEQVLLLPVGLRYIYPRPDWAALNRLLAQLEADCGLAVQSFSDPAAIAPEAYYPRLLGLGQHLLSRLEQFYQRFYGLPPAPPAPDPASPEAATPDPSADLGQRLSHLLDGALAVGERFFALPSTGSLVTRCRRLEEAGWSYIYREDIADLDQLSPFDRGLADWVAAAATLQMQHMRLAESFVAVSGHYVRDKPSFERFAETTLILFDLVERVKGTRVPKRPQLGTRQAVIRLGEPININDRWSDYAQSRRSAKAAVARLTHDIQTALEDLIEAGEETVTP
- a CDS encoding HAMP domain-containing protein: MKALSHQLKTTLRLFQSPLSQRIIAGMFVSLVVIEAILLVPSVQRRRAELLDQIEDVSIGKVRWIVTTYPTADGEELAAHLQQLQRDPMLQGILGGTVYDAAGNLVATFGEPPQLTTANARQDRRQLFTTAAGRRYDIAWTTAGIGEGMLSELNDNHWIVLRHNADATQRALMFYMLRIAGLVLLIAAFITLVMLLLLSRLLITPILTLRQDLSLAGETVARDDSAPKFASLRYRRRDELGEVIATFHQMYGQICAEIGDRKRAESTLRHHNRSMQQYIEQVDKVTAAATAVDAGTFVPDQLDAVAQRNDELGQLARMFQHMAASVERRETQLKQQLKELTIEIDQGKLQKQVAQITESDYFQELQSELKHLQVDEFWQS
- a CDS encoding alpha/beta hydrolase family protein — protein: MTVRAMFRAAIVDGPPPPYNTLHLKVFYPAQPSGSTQETNLGVVPAAAEKAPFPVVILFNGINCGPELYRWLAVALAERGLVVVTFAWVAENLPGMVALTPGVDLAMLMPDRYGQGPTASALPALLKELEQLNTDGVLAGLLNLDRVILGGHSAGGRVAIESASPTFFAPVRAAFAYGAHTAAVMQLGYPAGQILPLPDRLPLLLMAGTQDGVIANSSDRYGLTWERATTPVERTFHEALSGGRDDSYLLLLEGANHFSFVDPFDSTTGRAFLDFPATQPDAALRELMAEAIGLFVAAHGGDSDPQTGARQALVQRLKSPQPLIARFEYK
- a CDS encoding CPBP family intramembrane glutamic endopeptidase, with the translated sequence MAGRENPFLALKARQVVVMFFMISAGLALVFSTLGTLELLPLQGDDPILAPILYSLIFVGLCGAILLTSRRSPLRLAALLGPIPRHLAWMQLLWLVLGLFLFSLGAFQVSYLGLSVVAPGLVEATLRQSLLLSVDQATAPGLYNGLMLFSVLVVAPITEEFIFRGVLLHRWGLKWGVRPAILLTSILFGVLHSNLIGLFVFGVVMSLLYLSTRSLLVPMVAHALNNAIASGVEFLATQPSANAIDTLAEFRAGWWLGVVCLLVSAPWVLRYVVYHWPDRQALMPYFANQGISQGIEPDGRP
- a CDS encoding DUF1822 family protein, whose translation is MSVVFDNPVQPVLAMPPDLALWQQGEAIADPAARWRVYLHQLGLAALQAWVQDEGDQTIHPWPAADAVDLWQWVDGLALTLGDRRLVVMLSEAIDASSLTVPQEWVDIPGWTADYYVAAQVDVDEQRLVLWGYGTYTQVKAQGRYDPRDRTYSLNAADLIQDFSVFWVAQRLEQPQTISLPELPALPEAQAERLADRLAQAVEPRLEIPFEQWGALLSDDHWRRQLRQRQQGRGPVDLSGWLRDWVEPGWRSLASLLPSTPALGFRSTGIRSAVSRGKAIWLSPPGCFLVLGLRVTPTEDDRRSISVQLFPTDVDLLPAGVTLTLELPETAEPLQTVQAGEHDNVIQLPSFRCPPGQRFRVSIQLADAIVQEDFVS
- a CDS encoding phosphatidic acid phosphatase: MVDYQCNSLPQRDYEARRTEAAALRDQKRDDAANDFSVTPAPINGDEDRFKHIGFPGFASFTKSLAHNPNGLVDPGSWQSLLDALQVGTQEALEQVQLGGGKRKLVNPLNAFSFQQIGNDSNGARMAAAPTFASRSTAIDMVERYWMALCRDVPFDQYANSSLIQAACDDLNALGFVDQFGFVCTPQTLFRGPYAGCAVGPHVSQFLLQDFNFGNQPIRQQQRYPRPGLDYMTDIETWNRVNNGDIDPSGTDLVDGTRYITTLRDAGQWVHIDLPHQAGLWATLMLLGQKAALSEAIPYGRAITTADGFGSLGGPDISIQAGLAGVYALKHAWFQKWCVYRRLRPEVYAQRLELFRRGVLGGHTENPCDNEKFNDFFGEGADVWRRTQVLDRIYEHNRQQNIAHSRGKGEGNWLLPMGFPEGSPTHPAYPGGHSAFVAAAATVAKAYFADGPFPNPKVPVDGGSKLAEYHRKGEELTIHGELNKLIANVTLFRDGAGMHWRTDGTTSGPNAGCDRPGTGIETGGNLLGERLAISMLRDTRRTYREAVGTFAFQSITGHPVRF
- a CDS encoding DUF4126 domain-containing protein, with protein sequence MEASMMDWQLLESIGLGLGLGVAAGFRVVVPFWVLSAAALFGHLELVDNLSWLGSSSAFIGLSIALVVEIAAYSVPWLDNAIDTVALPVAAVAGTLLMAIATNQLDPFAQWSVAVVAGGGAAATVKGLNGLTRFVSTATTGGATNLILAGVELVGAIAISIFALVAPIVMFVVVLAFFILLVRFAIKAFYRSKKATPDTEAE
- a CDS encoding sigma-70 family RNA polymerase sigma factor, with product MQLRNTIIDLFSTFIRFADDRFDSWISDRRLKKAMEDRLTQADAAAQSEGFWALYWHKCWPTHPQAEAHLQAYLQEPCFWATQRITQRFGSDQWTLADGFQTAIAHTPSILKRYRPDYGSDLRAYAQTAFGNVVRDQMRQQQAANVCSDWGLLRRLSRVQIRRSLEAAGIAQIEATILLWQCFKAVCRLDPQRSVRALPPPTPDQLVQMAARYNRLRVQLSPIPARLEGEDLVAKLQPIVQAARSHLVPKVTSLDQPQFDVIAPAPLDSLSGDDLPMARLLAAEAYAEQRRRVQQLEAVLGEAIAALTPADQTLLRFYYQEQLTQTAIAQQLDIQQYQVSRRLNRVRQQLLANVAQWSQKTLHISLNSAVLASMSDAIHEWLQRHYQKQH
- a CDS encoding SDR family NAD(P)-dependent oxidoreductase, producing MTTLSTETRQTALVVGASRGIGLGFVQHLLSDDRFGTVYGTYRRPEAARELLALAERFPQLRCLPMEVTAEETMAGAIAAIQARTPQLHRAVYCVGVLHDGDFQPEKSLRQISSENLVRSFQTNAVGAVLLAKHLLPLLKHDQPSVFAAISARVGSIGDNRLGGWYGYRASKAALNMLIKTAALEYARRSPNTTLALLHPGTTDTRLSEPFQRGVPPEKLFPVERTVAQLMAVMDGLGPADSGNFFSWDGTRLPW